In Treponema bryantii, the following proteins share a genomic window:
- a CDS encoding thermonuclease family protein, with product MKKSKFIALIILSAAFLITKTTQLINRNNNAEIVEEKLTQEEKNKTYDAIVTKVVDGDTIKIRFVGTIPEECSAEETIRLIGVNTPELNIHKKKEKEYYATEAADFTSKCLSGRSVKLRFDTVSSRRDKYKRLIAYVYHEDYLFNKILIEQGYGNYYPNFKFEDYYMNLFRGAEFYAKTNHKGKWS from the coding sequence ATGAAAAAATCAAAATTTATTGCATTAATTATTTTATCAGCAGCTTTTCTTATTACAAAAACTACTCAGCTGATAAATCGTAACAACAATGCAGAAATAGTAGAAGAAAAACTAACTCAGGAAGAAAAAAACAAAACTTATGATGCTATTGTAACAAAGGTTGTAGATGGTGATACTATCAAAATCCGTTTTGTAGGTACAATTCCTGAAGAATGCTCCGCAGAAGAAACAATAAGGCTTATAGGTGTAAATACTCCGGAATTGAATATCCATAAAAAGAAAGAAAAAGAATATTATGCTACAGAGGCAGCGGACTTTACAAGCAAATGTTTATCTGGGAGAAGTGTAAAACTTCGTTTTGATACAGTTTCAAGCAGAAGAGATAAATACAAAAGACTAATTGCCTACGTTTATCATGAAGATTATTTATTTAATAAAATACTTATTGAGCAAGGTTATGGAAACTATTATCCAAACTTTAAATTTGAAGATTATTATATGAACCTTTTCAGAGGTGCAGAATTTTATGCAAAGACAAATCATAAGGGGAAGTGGAGCTAA